In Chiloscyllium plagiosum isolate BGI_BamShark_2017 chromosome 35, ASM401019v2, whole genome shotgun sequence, a genomic segment contains:
- the LOC122540557 gene encoding LOW QUALITY PROTEIN: baculoviral IAP repeat-containing protein 5.1-like (The sequence of the model RefSeq protein was modified relative to this genomic sequence to represent the inferred CDS: substituted 1 base at 1 genomic stop codon) yields the protein MYSYENRLATVRNWPFTENCWCTPENMAKAXFLHCPTENEPDVTTCFFCLKELESWEPEDEPWKMGLERCLGGFEHQSHSPTCAFLFMKIDVLDLTIEEFFRLEMEQLKFCFLNAAVSASTITSGKAFQALITLCVEKSA from the exons ATGTATTCCTATGAAAATAGACTGGCCACTGTCAGAAATTGGCCATTTACTGAGAACTGTTGGTGTACACCTGAAAAT ATGGCCAAGGCTTGATTCCTACACTGCCCAACTGAAAATGAACCTGATGTCACCACTTGCTTTTTCTGTCTGAAGGAGTTGGAAAGCTGGGAACCTGAAGATGAACCCTG gaagatgggattagaaagatGTTTGGGTGGCTTTG AACATCAGAGTCATTCTCCAACTTGTGCATTCCTCTTTATGAAAATTGATGTATTAGATCTGACTATAGAAGAGTTCTTCAGATTGGAAATGGAGCAGCTGAAGTT TTGCTTCCTGAATGCtgctgtgtctgcttccaccataaCCTCTGGCAAagcgttccaggcactcatcacTCTTTGTGTGGAAAAAAGTGCTTAA